The Desulfovibrio sp. JC010 genomic interval CGGGTTCAGCTTGTGGAGCCCAAATCCATTGAGCGTTCCGTCGGTAAGGCCCAGAGAATAATCGACCTGCGTAATCAGGATCAGTAACGGCTGTTGAAAAACGGCGATCTGCGTCGTTGCTTCAAAAAGTTCAAACCCTCACGTACCCGGAGTACGCTTCGGTCTTGAACTTTTTTCGCGCCTAGCATCTCACCATTTTTGAACAGCCTTCAAGAAGATGTTAACCAATAAAAGCGAGGAAACACCATGAAATGTGACCAGCTATCCATATTCTTAGAGAACCGTGCCGGAAGACTCGCCGAAGTAACCCGTCTGCTCACCGAAAACAAAGTCAACATCCGCGCCCTTTCTCTGGCCGATACTTCCGATTTCGGTATCCTGAGACTCATTGTGTCCGACTTTGAAACCGCACAGAAAGTGCTCAAAGACGCAGGCTTCACCGTGGGTAAAACCTCTGTCGTAGCAGTAGAAGTAGACGACCAGCCCGGCGGA includes:
- a CDS encoding ACT domain-containing protein produces the protein MKCDQLSIFLENRAGRLAEVTRLLTENKVNIRALSLADTSDFGILRLIVSDFETAQKVLKDAGFTVGKTSVVAVEVDDQPGGLHNLLEMLRGSGINVEYMYAFVHQSGANAVIIFRFDRTDQAIELLTEKKIKMLPSDELCKL